TTTGGTTCCTGGTATCAATCTAGAAGTTTTCTTGTTTTTTCCCGTTCTTTTTACACTTTCTGTTTCGAGAGGGAAATCATAGAAAGACCATGACTGTCGAATTATTCTAGATATATCACATCAGCAAATCAATATTAAAGTCTTTGGACGAGGAAAACAATTAATTGATGTTAATTTCCTAGACACTGTTATTTGTTCACATAAAGGTAGGCTTGACGAAACCCACCAAGGTGGTCAATGATTTGAAGTGTTGAAACTAATTTTTCAAGACGGAAATGGAGAATGTTTTTGATTATTTGTTCCCCAAGCCAAATTGGCAAACTCCATTTATTATTCTTCCTTACTATTCTGACTTTAACATATATCTTATTCTTACGTACGTGGACGTGCAAATTTATCAATATGACCTCGTGCGACTTGgaccttcaaaaaaaaagaacagcTACGAAAATACCATATCCACCGGAAACAGTGATACGCGGGAAAAACAGAGAAAATACGTGGTTGGAAAATATAAGTCGGCGAGGCTTTAAAATATTATTCATACCTTGATAAGCCCGGTTTAAAAATGTTCTTCTGCCGGACCTAAAAATGTTGAGCCAACAAGTCAAAAGGAATCGGTAAACGAAGAAAAGATTATAGAACTAGACTACTAGTAGTATATaatttattgtgtatatataaggCCAAATCAATGTTTGGTGTTCCTCATTAATTTTCTTGCCTTTGAAGatcgacaaaaaaaataaatcagaatCAAAGAACAATTGTTCTATCCATTTTCTCTGTTGTTTTGTTTGGGAACACAAttttataaggaagaaaaaaactTAACAAGGAAACTTAAGGTTGAATCGAATCATGGCGATGAAGTCTTCATGGGAGAAATTGAAGGGACTTGTACTTCCTAAACATCAAAATCAGAATAAGAAAGATGATAAAACAGTAAATTTCCATTACCGTCCTTGTCCGAAGCTATTAGATGATTTTACCCAAGCTTCCAAGGTATGTAATGGATTGATCACTTTTAATTTTAAGGTCGTACATGTGGTAAAATTTTAACTCGTGAatcactttatttatttttttctcttgatTGTTTAATTTAATTGTTTCCGCAGGTGTTGGATGACATGAAAAAAAGCAAAGATGCGATACTCTATGCCGCCGCTGTGGCGGCAAATAGTGCGTCTGGTAAGTTGCTTGATGTAAATCTTGGTTAATTTTTCGTACTGCAATCGTATGTTTGTTTCCTTTCCAAGTTCTGTTACTTTTGAGTTATCTCTCTATGTGCCCTTACTTCCATAATATTTTCTCTTCAGCATTCTCAGGGTCTTTGCGAGAAATGGGTGCTTGTCTACTTGAGCAAAGTGCGCTGATTGACGAAGAACAAAGTGGTAATAACTAATAACCAGCTGTAATTGttactatattttttttatttttttggtgttaCTACTGGTAATGGGTGTTTTACTTTCGTGCTCAGTAAGTATTCTCTCTAATCAAGTAATTTTGGTTGCAGGTAATGATCTCCATATGCTGAGTAAAGTGCAATTTGAGCTTCAAGAACTTGTTGATAGCTATGTGAGTCCTTTACTTGTTGCAATTTTAAGGCATACACTGACAAATTCATGTATTATTCTTCTCTATAAACACCTAAAGTTCCTTGATCCTGTTATATTCTAATGTCCTACATTTCAGCGGTCTCATATTTTCCAGATAGCAGCACCATCTGAGTCCATTCTCAATCAACTACAAACAATGGAGGTGGGTACTTGGCCATACATGCGTAGCCTACTACTGTTTCAACATTCGTATATATACAACCGTCTGTTTTTGTTCACGTTTGTGGTGATATAATTTCAGCTGATGTGTTTTTGTATTTTTGCTGATCTATGCAGGATATGAAACAACAGTGTGATGAAAAAAGGTTATTCTATAATTTTTCATTTTATCTTAATTTTCTAGCTACgttttctttagaaaatttcTCCAACTTTGAGTGTTTGTCTTTTCAGAAATGTGTATCAAGGCCTTTTGGCTGCCCAGGCGAAAATGGAAAAGTCAAGATCTTTCAAGGGTAAAACCGATTCATCTCAGCAGTTGCAAACAGCTTCTATTGAATATGAACGGGAGGCGATTTGCTTTGTTTTCCGTTTGAATTCATTGAAAAAAGAGCACACCCGGAGTTTTCTAACGCAGGCAGTTCAGCACCATGCTGCGCAGACTAGTCTCTTCAGCAAAGGACTTAAGTCACTCGAGGCAATAGATGTGGAAGTGCGATCAGCGGCTGAACATCGTCACAATGATCACAACTCCAATGGCTTTCAGGATCGCTATATGGATAGATGTGCCAGTTTGAGTGTTACCCGAAAAAATTTACAGTACATATCACCCTTGGAACTAAAAAAGCACGAGATAAAGTTAAGAGCTGACAAAACGAATGAAAGCAACATCGAAAGAGCTTCCAACAAGTTATATCGTGCTTTGTCATCTCAGAATTCTGGCCAGCTTCATGAACTTCCTAGCCCCCCAAGTGCTCGAAATACACCGGCAGTTCAATCTGCTAAGGTGAGGAGAAGTCAAGACCTCTATGCTACAATAGAAAACCGATTGACACCATCAAGTACATCAAGTGCATCAACATCATATCCATTGCCCATCCCCCTTGAAACCGAGTACCCGAGTGACGCGAGATTCTATCACTCTGCTCcatcaacatatccaaaattaccCAGGTATGCTAAAACCGATGAGTTCCTAAGATCCAAATATGTACATGTAGATGATGGAAGAGTTTGTCACTCTGCTCCTTTAGTGATAAGTCAAGACGTCGACTCTACAGACGGAATACCGTGGACACCAACGAATGTCACAGCGTATCGCCTACCTCTTGGGAGTGAGCTCCCTCGCGGAAACTACATACCTTTAACTGACGATAGAGCGAAAGCAATACTTGGGAGCTTTAGACACAGCCAAACTCTTAGAGACTTGCAATGAAGTGAATCATATATGTATACATACTTAAATCATATTGCAATGAACGAAAGCAATACTCTTATAATTATTAAATCGGACTCCCTATTCCATCTTAAATGGAGTATAATATCATGTGATTAACAATGAAACTTAAATTTTACAGATATTTTTCTTAACAAACACGGTGTTTTTTAGATTAA
This portion of the Papaver somniferum cultivar HN1 chromosome 11, ASM357369v1, whole genome shotgun sequence genome encodes:
- the LOC113320839 gene encoding uncharacterized protein At2g33490-like isoform X2 is translated as MAMKSSWEKLKGLVLPKHQNQNKKDDKTVNFHYRPCPKLLDDFTQASKVLDDMKKSKDAILYAAAVAANSASAFSGSLREMGACLLEQSALIDEEQSGNDLHMLSKVQFELQELVDSYIAAPSESILNQLQTMEDMKQQCDEKRNVYQGLLAAQAKMEKSRSFKGKTDSSQQLQTASIEYEREAICFVFRLNSLKKEHTRSFLTQAVQHHAAQTSLFSKGLKSLEAIDVEVRSAAEHRHNDHNSNGFQDRYMDRCASLSVTRKNLQYISPLELKKHEIKLRADKTNESNIERASNKLYRALSSQNSGQLHELPSPPSARNTPAVQSAKVRRSQDLYATIENRLTPSSTSSASTSYPLPIPLETEYPSDARFYHSAPSTYPKLPRYAKTDEFLRSKYVHVDDGRVCHSAPLVISQDVDSTDGIPWTPTNVTAYRLPLGSELPRGNYIPLTDDRAKAILGSFRHSQTLRDLQ
- the LOC113320839 gene encoding uncharacterized protein At2g33490-like isoform X1, whose product is MAMKSSWEKLKGLVLPKHQNQNKKDDKTVNFHYRPCPKLLDDFTQASKVLDDMKKSKDAILYAAAVAANSASAFSGSLREMGACLLEQSALIDEEQSGNDLHMLSKVQFELQELVDSYRSHIFQIAAPSESILNQLQTMEDMKQQCDEKRNVYQGLLAAQAKMEKSRSFKGKTDSSQQLQTASIEYEREAICFVFRLNSLKKEHTRSFLTQAVQHHAAQTSLFSKGLKSLEAIDVEVRSAAEHRHNDHNSNGFQDRYMDRCASLSVTRKNLQYISPLELKKHEIKLRADKTNESNIERASNKLYRALSSQNSGQLHELPSPPSARNTPAVQSAKVRRSQDLYATIENRLTPSSTSSASTSYPLPIPLETEYPSDARFYHSAPSTYPKLPRYAKTDEFLRSKYVHVDDGRVCHSAPLVISQDVDSTDGIPWTPTNVTAYRLPLGSELPRGNYIPLTDDRAKAILGSFRHSQTLRDLQ